One part of the Cyprinus carpio isolate SPL01 chromosome B12, ASM1834038v1, whole genome shotgun sequence genome encodes these proteins:
- the LOC122139310 gene encoding uncharacterized protein LOC122139310 encodes MHAGGCLTTSEQAGGSRTSGRAYAHRTTPPFHADMSGRLHRPPHPTWGAPRAEVKVNGHQFEAVLDSGSAVSLVHPTVLYPRPKSRAHLAITCVHRDTQEVAARRVTILASPGSWPVEVGIVKDLPVPMHLGRDWPRFDHLLLTATQPANPPWEPPKTPTSKGRPTSFCAAGLRHLRAQHTIQQIRDRFHWPSLDAEVKRVCQACPTCQQMSPRTPPPSPLIPLPIIEVPFKRIGMDLVGPLPKSAQGHEHILVIVDYATRYPEAIPLRKATANAIA; translated from the coding sequence atgCATGCTGGAGGGTGCCTCACGACCAGTGAGCAGGCCGGCGGCTCCCGCACCTCAGGACGAGCCTATGCCCACCGAACCACCCCGCCCTTCCATGCAGACATGTCTGGAAGGCTGCACCGTCCACCGCATCCCACTTGGGGGGCTCCACGAGCCGAGGTGAAAGTGAATGGCCACCAGTTTGAAGCTGTCCTGGACTCCGGGAGTGCCGTCAGCCTCGTCCACCCTACCGTTTTGTACCCCCGCCCAAAGTCTAGAGCCCACCTGGCCATCACGTGTGTCCACAGAGACACCCAAGAGGTAGCAGCGCGTCGGGTCACCATTTTGGCATCGCCAGGGTCTTGGCCGGTCGAAGTGGGGATCGTTAAGGACCTCCCTGTGCCGATGCACCTGGGGAGGGATTGGCCCAGGTTTGACCACCTCCTTCTCACCGCCACCCAGCCTGCCAACCCCCCGTGGGAGCCGCCGAAGACCCCTACGAGCAAAGGGAGGCCAACGTCATTCTGTGCTGCTGGCCTCAGACACCTCAGGGCCCAGCACACCATCCAACAGATCCGTGATCGCTTCCACTGGCCTAGCCTGGACGCCGAGGTGAAGCGGGTCTGCCAGGCGTGCCCAACCTGTCAACAGATGTCACCACGGACACCACCCCCGAGTCCGCTAATTccgctgcccatcattgaggtgcccttcaAGCGGATTGGGATGGATCTAGTGGGGCCGCTGCCAAAGTCCGCCCAGGGACACGAGCACATCCTGGTGATCGTCGATTATGCCACCCGGTACCCTGAGGCTATTCCCCTGCGTAAAGCCACCGCCAATGCCATCGCCTAA